AGATAATTGAGAAAAAACATCTATGCCTAAATCATCAGTTCCAAGTAAAAAATCTTTACTTGGTGGTACTAGTGGAAATTCTGTATGAATATTTGGAGAGTGTTTATAAAAAAATATTCCGTATAAGAATACAATTGTTATTAAAACTAAGAAGGTTATAGGTATATAAAAATTTAATTTTTTCAACTTAACATCCTTCCTTATCTATATTTTTTTGATTTATAAAATCTGCTACCATGTTTGAAATTAAAACAAATGTAGTGCTTACTAAAAATATTCCTTGAATAAGAATATAGTCTCTTTGAAGTACTGCATCTTTTAATAGCTTACCTATTCCAGGATATGCAAAAATATTTTCTACAAGTAATGCCCCTGATAGTGTAAACCCTATAGATATAAAAAATTTGTTAAGTATTGGTGGAAAGCTGTTTTTTAATATATAGTATAATAATATTCTTAACTCTTTTAATCCTTTTGCCTTTGCTGTTAATATATAATCCTTGTTTATTATTTCAATAAAGCTAGCTCTTGCTGTTAAGTAAAAATCCCCTACATTTATAATTACCAAACACATTATAGGTAATATACTGTATCTTAATATATCAAGTAGATATGAAATTATATTTACGTGTTCTTTAAATGGTGTAAATCCACCAGCAAGTGGAAAGAAATCTATATTTACTGCTAATGTAAATAATAGTAATACTCCTATTAAAAATGATGGTACTTCTGAAATTAAATTTAGTAATGTGTATAAAACGTTATCAATTGTCTTGTATTTAAGCCCTATAAAAGCTAACAATATTCCAAGCGTCAAACTTATAATAGATGAAGAAAAAACCATGTACAATGTCCATGGTAATTTCTCCTGTATTAATGTTTTTACACTTTGTCTATAAAAAATACTTTGACCAAAGTCACCTTTTATATTGGCTTTTATAGTATCTAAAAACTGTATATGAACTTTTTTATCAAGTCCATAATATTCTTGCAAATATTTGTAATTAGACCCTCCTGACATTTCTATCGAGTTTGAATCCATATCTGAACTTGCAAAATCTAAAGGGTCTCCTGGCATAAGCCTAAAAATAAAAAAATTAAATGCATATATTAAAGTGAATATTCCTAAATACATTAATACTTTCTTTTTCATAATAACCCCTATTTTCTATTTATAAATGATAATCTATTTTGACTTACTGCTGGATAGTCATATTTCATCATCCAGTGGTTATATCCATCAGTTCTATATGCTGTTAATGTACTTTCACATATTAAAGGAAGTATGGGAACTTCTTTGCTTATTTCAACTTGTAATTCTTTTATCATTTCCGTTCTCTTATTAGAATCCATTTCTTTTAATTGATCATTACATAACTTATCTATCTTTTCATTTTTAAATCCTATTACACCCATTCCCCATGGATTTGCATTTGGAGATGGTTCGAATTCTGAACTATATAATCCCCTTAATATATCTGGGTCATTAGTCCATCCACCGTTTCCTAGTAATGATAATTCATAATTTCCTTCTCTTATGTTTTGATCTCTTACTTTACTATCTACACTTTTTATAGTTAAGTTTATGCCTACTTTTTCAAGGTCTGCTTTTACAAGTTCTGCAAGCTTAACTTCACTTTGAGAGTTTGAACATAATAATTCTGCTTCAAATCCTTCTTTTATTAATTCCTTAGCCTTTTGTTCATTGTAATCATATTTTTCAACTTTATCATTGTAGTACTTAGCATCTGATGGTATAAACCCTGCACTTGCTACTGTTCCATTTCCTCTAGCTATTTTTTGTAAGTAATCTTCTCTATTTAGTGCATACATCATCCCTTGACGAGTTTCAACACTTTGTAACTGACTTACTTTTTCCATATTTAACATCATTCTAGTACCTGAGAAACTTGGAGATTTTATAACAGTATACTCATCACTATTTTCATACTTACCAACTATATCAGCTGATGGACTCATAACATCTATTTCCTTATTTTCAAAAGCTAATACTTCATCACTAACTGGAACAAACTGAATTTTTTTAGCTCCTTGTTCTCCCATTTTGTAATCTTCATAAGCCACAAACTCATAAGTTCCGCTAGCACTGTCATGAGAGCTGTATTTATATGGTCCAGATCCT
Above is a genomic segment from Romboutsia lituseburensis containing:
- a CDS encoding ABC transporter permease, whose amino-acid sequence is MKKKVLMYLGIFTLIYAFNFFIFRLMPGDPLDFASSDMDSNSIEMSGGSNYKYLQEYYGLDKKVHIQFLDTIKANIKGDFGQSIFYRQSVKTLIQEKLPWTLYMVFSSSIISLTLGILLAFIGLKYKTIDNVLYTLLNLISEVPSFLIGVLLLFTLAVNIDFFPLAGGFTPFKEHVNIISYLLDILRYSILPIMCLVIINVGDFYLTARASFIEIINKDYILTAKAKGLKELRILLYYILKNSFPPILNKFFISIGFTLSGALLVENIFAYPGIGKLLKDAVLQRDYILIQGIFLVSTTFVLISNMVADFINQKNIDKEGC
- a CDS encoding ABC transporter substrate-binding protein — protein: MRFKKLVSLALMTTMVLTSLVGCSNTKESDKSVKPESEKAISKMFETVKLAGGTDWGVPNPFLHVSRGPGAAKVGYIFDTLLEKDEEKVIPWTAKEWKIDGNKYTFKLNEGITFHDKKPLTANDVAFTLDYYKEHPPANDTLRVDGEFIVDNYNVVDDNTIEINVKENLATTLVKLGSFSILPKHIWENVKDPLTYNKEDALIGSGPYKYSSHDSASGTYEFVAYEDYKMGEQGAKKIQFVPVSDEVLAFENKEIDVMSPSADIVGKYENSDEYTVIKSPSFSGTRMMLNMEKVSQLQSVETRQGMMYALNREDYLQKIARGNGTVASAGFIPSDAKYYNDKVEKYDYNEQKAKELIKEGFEAELLCSNSQSEVKLAELVKADLEKVGINLTIKSVDSKVRDQNIREGNYELSLLGNGGWTNDPDILRGLYSSEFEPSPNANPWGMGVIGFKNEKIDKLCNDQLKEMDSNKRTEMIKELQVEISKEVPILPLICESTLTAYRTDGYNHWMMKYDYPAVSQNRLSFINRK